The following are from one region of the Thiocapsa rosea genome:
- a CDS encoding undecaprenyl-diphosphate phosphatase has product METIQIVLLAFVQGLTEFLPISSSGHLILTPLLFGYELQSLAFDVALHLGTLAAVMLYFRREIATMTIAVLQSLRTRRFDAPDARLGWMIILATLPVIVLGLPLKSVLEALRDDPTLVALVVAATSIGFGLLLWWADFSGKRARDEYSLGWKAALFVGVMQAVAIIPGTSRSGITITAALMLGLTRKAASRFSFLLAIPTIIMAGGLETLDLLQAGEPVDWMSLLLGAALSFVFAYLTIHYFLKFIERISMLPFVIYRVLLGAVILMLVW; this is encoded by the coding sequence TTGGAAACCATTCAGATCGTCTTGCTCGCGTTCGTCCAGGGCCTTACCGAGTTCTTGCCGATCTCGAGCTCGGGACATCTCATCCTCACCCCGCTCCTGTTCGGTTACGAGCTGCAGAGTCTCGCCTTCGATGTCGCGCTGCATCTGGGCACGCTCGCTGCGGTGATGCTCTATTTCAGACGCGAGATCGCGACCATGACGATCGCGGTCCTGCAGTCGTTGCGAACGCGCCGATTCGACGCGCCCGATGCCCGCCTCGGCTGGATGATCATCCTCGCCACCCTGCCGGTGATCGTGCTGGGTCTGCCGCTGAAGTCCGTGCTCGAGGCCTTGCGCGACGACCCGACCCTGGTGGCCCTGGTGGTCGCGGCGACCAGCATCGGCTTCGGGCTGCTGCTGTGGTGGGCGGACTTCAGCGGAAAACGCGCCCGCGACGAGTACAGCCTCGGCTGGAAGGCGGCCCTCTTCGTCGGTGTCATGCAGGCGGTCGCCATCATCCCGGGGACCTCTCGATCGGGCATCACCATCACGGCGGCGCTCATGCTCGGGCTGACTCGTAAGGCGGCTTCGCGCTTTTCGTTTCTGCTTGCGATCCCGACCATCATCATGGCGGGCGGGCTCGAAACGCTCGATCTGCTGCAAGCCGGCGAGCCGGTCGACTGGATGTCGTTGTTGCTCGGAGCGGCCCTTTCGTTCGTCTTCGCCTACCTGACCATTCATTACTTTCTGAAATTCATCGAGCGCATCAGCATGCTACCCTTCGTCATCTACCGGGTGCTGCTGGGCGCCGTGATTCTGATGCTGGTGTGGTGA
- a CDS encoding 4'-phosphopantetheinyl transferase family protein has protein sequence MSTQRQNDEEAMTAPPTLDWTAGPSWCEIRSGALHLWRIRTDSAGADLAHALSLLGERQRTRAARMRHQPYRERYVRAHAGLREILSRYLEVPPGSLRFDYGPAGKPALTGAALSLGFNLTTTGDLALVAVCAGAGPSTDVGVDCEWIRPRHSIEAVAERMFAPEVVRKLASAPQDERLARFYRAWTALEADAKADGRGLFRPRPDGVQPPAVLHCIPETGYIAAVARPTLPPVSDWSTFDLL, from the coding sequence ATGTCGACGCAAAGACAGAATGATGAGGAGGCAATGACGGCCCCGCCGACGCTCGACTGGACCGCCGGTCCGAGCTGGTGCGAGATCCGATCGGGCGCCCTGCATCTGTGGCGGATCCGCACCGATTCAGCCGGAGCCGACCTCGCGCATGCCCTGAGTTTGCTCGGGGAGCGCCAGCGCACGCGCGCGGCGCGGATGCGCCATCAGCCCTATCGCGAGCGCTATGTGCGCGCCCATGCCGGACTGCGCGAGATCCTCTCGCGTTATCTCGAGGTACCGCCGGGGTCGCTGCGCTTCGACTACGGACCGGCCGGCAAACCCGCGCTTACCGGCGCAGCGCTGTCGCTGGGCTTTAATCTGACAACGACCGGCGATCTGGCCTTGGTCGCTGTTTGCGCCGGGGCCGGGCCGAGCACCGATGTCGGTGTGGACTGCGAGTGGATCCGACCGCGGCACAGCATCGAGGCGGTGGCGGAACGGATGTTCGCGCCCGAGGTGGTGCGAAAACTCGCATCGGCTCCCCAGGACGAGCGCCTCGCACGCTTCTACCGTGCCTGGACCGCACTGGAGGCAGATGCCAAGGCGGACGGCCGAGGACTCTTCCGGCCGCGACCCGACGGCGTGCAACCGCCTGCGGTTCTGCATTGCATCCCGGAGACGGGCTATATCGCTGCGGTCGCGCGCCCGACCCTGCCGCCGGTGTCGGACTGGTCGACATTCGATCTGCTCTAA